Proteins encoded together in one Vigna angularis cultivar LongXiaoDou No.4 chromosome 5, ASM1680809v1, whole genome shotgun sequence window:
- the LOC108339482 gene encoding serine carboxypeptidase-like 34 — translation MALSSLISNIVLLLLFSFNKKALAVSKLSVTDNYNYVSRELLAEQEADRVYTLPGQPPVKFKHYAGYITVNETHGRALFYWFFEATFKPEEKPVLLWLNGGPGCSSIGYGEAEELGPFFPQNSSQPQLTLNAYSWNNAANLLFMESPVGVGFSYTNTSRDLYELGDAITAKDSHAFIVKWFARFPQFRTHEFYIAGESYGGHYVPQLSELIFDNNRNPAMKDYINFKGFMIGNAVLDDETDQKGYVDYAWNHAVISDGLYHNITTKCNEYLDKLFDAYDVIDIHSLYTPLCLSNISSTTTKAFSKINKWPKKSVGYDPCAPDYTGVYLNRPEVQKALHANVTKLSYPWTHCSNIIDGWNDAPASILPVIKKLAAGGIRIWVYSGDTDGSVPVTGTRYSLQKLGLRIVEDWTPWYTSKQVGGWRTIYDGLTFVTIRGAGHQVPTYTPEPALQLLQHFLANQKLPSQPI, via the exons ATGGCTTTGTCTTCACTTATTTCCAATATTGTTCTTCtgcttcttttctctttcaacaAAAAAGCTTTAGCTGTGTCAAAGCTTTCAGTAACTGacaattataattatgttaGCCGGGAATTACTGGCAGAACAAGAAGCTGATAGAGTTTATACATTACCAGGGCAGCCACCAGTGAAATTCAAACATTATGCAGGTTATATCACTGTCAATGAAACTCATGGAAGAGCATTGTTTTATTGGTTCTTTGAAGCCACTTTCAAACCAGAGGAAAAACCAGTTTTATTGTGGCTAAATGGAG GCCCAGGTTGTTCCTCAATCGGTTATGGAGAAGCAGAGGAGTTAGGACCCTTCTTTCCCCAGAACAGTAGCCAGCCACAGCTAACGTTGAACGCTTATTCATGGAACAATG CTGCCAATCTTTTGTTTATGGAAAGCCCTGTCGGAGTGGGATTCTCCTACACCAACACCAGCAGAGATTTGTACGAGCTCGGTGACGCCATTACTG CTAAGGATTCACACGCCTTCATAGTCAAGTGGTTCGCTAGATTTCCGCAATTCAGAACACACGAATTCTACATTGCTGGCGAAAGCTATGGAG GGCACTACGTTCCACAACTGTCGGAGCTCATTTTCGATAACAATCGCAATCCTGCCATGAAAGACTACATCAACTTCAAGGGATTCATG ATTGGAAATGCAGTATTGGACGACGAAACAGATCAAAAGGGTTATGTAGATTATGCCTGGAATCATGCTGTGATATCTGATGGATTATACCATAACATTACAACCAAATGCAATGAATATCTGGATAAGCTCTTCGATGCGTATGACGTTATCGACATTCATAGCTTGTACACTCCCTTATGTCTCAGCAACATCAGCAGCACAACCACAAAAGCTTTTTCCAAAATT aATAAATGGCCTAAAAAGTCAGTTGGGTATGATCCTTGTGCACCCGATTACACTGGAGTTTACCTAAACAGGCCAGAAGTCCAAAAGGCACTACATGCCAATGTCACCAAACTTTCCTATCCATGGACTCATTGCAG TAACATTATCGATGGTTGGAATGACGCACCCGCGTCCATTCTTCCTGTCATCAAGAAGCTTGCTGCTGGTGGTATTCGCATTTGGGTTTACAG TGGAGATACTGATGGATCAGTTCCTGTGACTGGAACAAGATACAGTTTGCAAAAGTTGGGACTGCGCATTGTTGAAGATTGGACTCCCTGGTATACCAGCAAACAG GTTGGAGGATGGAGAACGATTTACGATGGGCTTACTTTTGTGACCATAAGAGGTGCCGGCCATCAGGTTCCGACCTACACTCCCGAACCAGCTCTGCAGCTGCTGCAACACTTCCTTGCAAATCAGAAATTACCATCTCAaccaatttaa
- the LOC108339483 gene encoding serine carboxypeptidase-like 34 → MASSSLISNILFLLLLSFTKEALSVSKLSLTDHRNYVSREVLAEQEADRVYELPGQPPVKFKQYAGYITVNETHGRALFYWFFEATHQPHKKPVLLWLNGGPGCSSIGYGEAEELGPFFPQDSFQPKLKLNPYSWNNAANLLFLESPVGVGFSYTNNSFDLNELGDAMTAKDSHTFIVKWFRRFPQFRSHEFYIAGESYGGHYVPQLSELIFDHNSNRAKKDYIRFKGFMIGNAAIDDEADQKGLVEYAWYHAVISDGLYQNITTNCNFKFENQTDECNRYVDKFFVAYDVIDLYSLYTPTCVSNINSTAPVVRGTTPKSFSKIVSFRLLFLNKWHRRPEGYDPCASDYTEFYLNRPEVQRALHANVTKISYSWSHCSNAIQDWNDSPASILPVIKKLAAGGLRIWVYSGDTDGRVPVTGTRYALKKLGLPIVEDWTPWYTSQQVGGWRTIYDGLTFVTIRGAGHEVPTYTPKPALQLLRHFLANKKLPSQPI, encoded by the exons ATGGCGTCGTCGTCTCTCATTTCcaatattctttttcttcttcttctctctttcacCAAAGAAGCTTTATCTGTGTCAAAACTTTCATTGACTGATCATCGTAATTACGTTAGCCGGGAAGTACTGGCAGAACAAGAAGCTGATAGAGTTTATGAATTACCAGGGCAACCACCAGTGAAATTCAAGCAATATGCAGGTTATATCACTGTCAATGAAACTCATGGAAGAGCACTGTTTTATTGGTTCTTTGAGGCCACCCATCAACCACACAAAAAACCAGTTCTACTGTGGCTCAATGGAG GCCCAGGTTGTTCCTCGATTGGTTATGGAGAAGCAGAGGAGTTAGGACCCTTCTTTCCTCAGGACAGTTTCCAGCCAAAGCTAAAGTTGAACCCTTATTCATGGAACAATG CCGCGAATCTTTTGTTTTTGGAAAGCCCTGTTGGAGTGGGATTCTCCTACACCAACAACAGCTTTGATTTGAATGAGCTTGGTGACGCCATGACTG CTAAGGATTCACACACCTTCATAGTCAAGTGGTTTAGAAGATTTCCACAATTCAGATCACACGAGTTCTACATTGCTGGCGAAAGCTATGGAG GGCACTACGTTCCACAATTGTCCGAGCTCATTTTCGATCACAATAGCAATCGTGCCAAGAAAGACTACATCAGATTCAAAGGATTCATG ATTGGAAATGCAGCAATTGACGACGAAGCAGATCAGAAGGGTTTGGTAGAGTATGCCTGGTATCATGCAGTGATATCCGATGGCTTATATCAGAACATTACAACAAATTgcaatttcaaatttgaaaatcaaacaGACGAATGCAATCGCTATGTGGATAAGTTCTTCGTTGCGTATGACGTTATTGACTTATACAGCTTGTACACTCCCACGTGTGTCAGCAACATCAACAGCACAGCCCCTGTCGTCAGAGGCACAACCCCAAAATCTTTCTCCAAAATTGTGAGCTTTCGCCTACTGTTTCTT aATAAGTGGCATAGAAGACCAGAAGGATATGATCCCTGTGCATCCGATTACACTGAATTTTACCTAAACAGGCCAGAAGTCCAAAGGGCACTACATGCCAATGTCACCAAAATTTCCTATTCATGGAGTCACTGCAG TAACGCTATCCAGGATTGGAATGACTCGCCAGCATCCATTCTTCCTGTCATCAAGAAACTTGCTGCTGGTGGTCTGCGCATTTGGGTTTACAG TGGAGATACTGATGGAAGAGTTCCTGTGACTGGAACAAGATACGCTTTGAAAAAGTTGGGGCTCCCCATTGTTGAAGATTGGACTCCATGGTATACTAGCCAACAG GTTGGAGGATGGAGAACGATTTACGATGGGCTTACTTTTGTGACCATAAGAGGTGCTGGCCATGAAGTTCCGACCTACACTCCCAAACCAGCTCTGCAGCTGCTACGACACTTCCTTGCAAATAAGAAATTACCATCTCAaccaatttaa
- the LOC108338966 gene encoding NADH dehydrogenase [ubiquinone] 1 beta subcomplex subunit 2 gives MGGHGEGTTYKGVTIHQPKRWHTITGKGLCAVMWFWVLYRAKQDGPVVLGWRHPWEGHHDDHGKGH, from the exons ATGGGAGGACACGGCGAAGGCACAACCTACAAAGGTGTTACCATTCATCAACCAAAGCGATGGCACACCATCACCGGCAAGGGTTTGTGTGCGGTCATGTG GTTTTGGGTACTGTACAGGGCAAAGCAAGATGGTCCTGTTGTATTG gGCTGGAGGCACCCTTGGGAGGGTCACCATGATGATCATGGCAAGGGGCATTAG